The following proteins are co-located in the Silene latifolia isolate original U9 population chromosome 1, ASM4854445v1, whole genome shotgun sequence genome:
- the LOC141606812 gene encoding uncharacterized protein LOC141606812, translating to MKGTRIMKQKMGTNNNPILWVTIIMLSTCLCAPITNAKYIKYKDPRQALNTRISDLMGRMTLEEKIGQMTQIERSVASTKVMNKYFIGSVLSGGGSVPAKKASPETWIKMVNQFQSGSLSTRLGIPMIYGIDAVHGHNNVYKATIFPHNVGLGATRDPQLVKRIGAATALEVRATGIPYVFAPCIAVCRDPRWGRCYESYSEDPKIVQEMTQIIPGLQGDLPHNAKGVPFVGGQSKVAACAKHYVGDGGTTKGINENNTVIDYHGLLSIHMPGYYNAIINGVSTIMVSYSSWNGLKMHANYNLITGFLKNKLKFRGFVISDWQGIDRITSPAHANYSYSVHAGIHAGIDMIMVPYNYTEFIDELTLQVKKNLIPMTRIDDAVRRILRVKFQMGLFEHPLADTSLIHQLGSQEHRELAREAVRKSLVLLKNGKSPYKPMLPLSKKAPKILVAGSHADNLGYQCGGWTIEWQGLSGNDLTQGTTILTAIKKTVDPKTNVVYKANPNQKYIKSNKFSYAIVVVGEPSYAETQGDSLNLTIASPGYNTIKNVCGSVKCVVVVVSGRPVVIEPYVSKMDALVAAWLPGTEGQGVADVLFGDYGFTGKLSRTWFKSVDQLPMNVGDRHYDPLFPFGFGLTTKPTKGY from the exons ATGAAGGGAACAAGAATAATGAAGCAAAAAATGGGTACAAATAATAATCCGATTTTATGGGTGACAATAATAATGTTGTCAACATGTTTATGTGCACCAATCACAAATGCAAAGTATATCAAGTACAAAGATCCTAGACAAGCATTGAATACTCGAATTAGTGATCTAATGGGTCGTATGACACTTGAAGAAAAGATCGGTCAAATGACTCAAATCGAAAGGAGTGTCGCTTCAACCAAAGTCATGAACAAGTACTTCatag GCAGTGTGTTAAGTGGAGGAGGCAGTGTTCCTGCAAAAAAGGCATCCCCTGAGACATGGATCAAGATGGTGAACCAGTTCCAAAGCGGGTCACTATCGACACGACTTGGGATTCCTATGATTTATGGGATTGATGCTGTTCATGGTCACAACAACGTCTACAAAGCCACTATTTTCCCTCACAATGTGGGATTAGGAGCCACTAg AGACCCACAACTAGTGAAGAGAATTGGAGCAGCAACGGCGTTAGAAGTGAGAGCCACCGGAATTCCTTATGTATTTGCTCCTTGCATCGCG GTTTGTCGGGATCCGAGATGGGGAAGGTGTTATGAAAGTTACAGTGAAGACCCCAAAATAGTGCAGGAAATGACTCAAATAATCCCAGGGTTACAGGGTGACCTCCCACATAACGCAAAGGGTGTTCCTTTTGTTGGTGGACA GAGCAAGGTTGCAGCTTGTGCTAAACATTATGTGGGTGATGGTGGTACAACCAAAGGAATCAATGAAAACAACACAGTCATAGACTATCATGGCTTGCTCAGCATTCACATGCCTGGTTACTATAATGCCATTATCAACGGTGTCTCCACTATCATGGTCTCCTACTCCAGCTGGAACGGCCTTAAAATGCATGCTAATTACAATCTTATCACGGGTTTTCTCAAAAACAAATTGAAATTCAGG GGATTTGTCATCTCAGACTGGCAAGGCATTGACAGGATTACTTCCCCTGCTCATGCTAACTATTCCTACTCCGTTCATGCCGGTATACATGCTGGTATCGACATG ATCATGGTTCCTTACAACTATACAGAATTCATTGATGAACTCACCTTGCAAGTGAAGAAAAATCTCATTCCAATGACCAGAATTGATGATGCAGTCAGAAGGATTTTACGCGTCAAATTTCAGATGGGTTTGTTTGAGCATCCATTAGCCGATACAAGTCTGATCCACCAACTCGGAAGTCAG GAGCACAGAGAACTAGCAAGGGAAGCAGTGAGGAAATCACTGGTGCTACTGAAAAATGGCAAGAGTCCATATAAGCCAATGCTGCCCCTTTCTAAGAAAGCACCCAAGATACTTGTGGCCGGAAGTCATGCCGACAATCTTGGCTACCAGTGTGGTGGGTGGACGATCGAGTGGCAAGGACTCAGTGGCAACGACCTCACTCAAG GAACAACAATCCTCACAGCAATCAAGAAAACAGTTGACCCAAAAACAAATGTAGTCTACAAAGCGAATCCAAACCAAAAATACATCAAATCCAACAAGTTCTCCTACGCCATAGTTGTAGTAGGTGAACCCTCATACGCGGAAACACAAGGCGACAGCTTAAACTTAACAATTGCCAGCCCGGGATACAACACCATAAAAAACGTATGTGGGTCCGTCAAGTGTGTAGTGGTTGTGGTCTCAGGTCGGCCTGTGGTAATCGAGCCCTATGTGAGCAAGATGGATGCCCTTGTAGCGGCCTGGCTACCGGGAACAGAGGGACAGGGTGTGGCTGATGTTCTGTTTGGTGATTATGGGTTCACTGGGAAACTATCCAGGACTTGGTTCAAATCTGTTGATCAGTTGCCTATGAATGTGGGTGACCGGCATTACGACCCGTTGTTCCCATTCGGGTTTGGACTT